A single window of Cydia splendana chromosome 13, ilCydSple1.2, whole genome shotgun sequence DNA harbors:
- the LOC134796045 gene encoding uncharacterized protein LOC134796045 isoform X1, translating into MIRQAVFIIAAMVLLSASAQRGDIAQKMMRDMLSSQMEDQMRLDSPYGRSSQDKAMQMKMLEQRSGVSSAAARAMADQVMRASADDLQRSGVSSAATRSMVDQVLKASVEDHLQHSGMPSQIARSVADQVLRAASIEDQMQRTGLSSSAARSVADQVLRSSVEDHLQRSGMPSSSARSVADQVLRTASMDDQQQRIGMPSVSSRSVADQVLRASMGDQLQRTGMTSAAARTVTDQVLRSALDNNKWTSGWRSGSDMDSAVSSGVDKSVTDQLLRSMMDNQQRYGLSMTDKTMRNYIDDQDQRNGITGISSISGMSSISRSMADQPSRSAWQKQDQYD; encoded by the exons ATGATCCGCCAAGCTGTCTTCATAATCGCCGCTATGGTGCTCTTGAGTGCCAGCGCACAA CGTGGCGACATAGCGCAAAAAATGATGCGCGATATGTTAAG CTCACAAATGGAGGATCAAATGCGACTTGACAGCCCTTACGGTCGTTCTTCCCAGGACAAGGCTATGCAGATGAA GATGCTGGAACAACGTTCCGGTGTCTCTTCTGCTGCAGCCCGTGCCATGGCCGATCAGGTTATGAG ggCCTCAGCAGACGACCTACAGCGTTCCGGCGTCAGTTCTGCTGCGACCCGTTCCATGGTTGATCAGGTTTTGAA GGCCTCCGTGGAAGATCACCTGCAGCATTCTGGCATGCCTTCACAAATAGCTCGCTCTGTCGCCGATCAGGTCCTAAG AGCTGCGTCCATTGAAGACCAAATGCAGCGTACTGGCTTATCTTCCTCTGCAGCCCGCTCTGTTGCTGACCAGGTTTTGAg GTCCTCTGTGGAAGACCACCTCCAGCGTTCTGGCATGCCTTCCTCTTCAGCCCGTTCTGTTGCTGATCAGGTTTtgag GACGGCCAGCATGGATGACCAGCAACAGCGCATTGGCATGCCTTCCGTTTCATCCCGTTCTGTCGCTGACCAGGTCTTAAG AGCCTCAATGGGAGATCAGCTACAGCGTACCGGTATGACTTCTGCTGCGGCCCGTACCGTTACTGATCAGGTGTTAAG GTCCGCTTTAGATAATAATAAATGGACGAGTGGATGGAGAAGTGGTTCCGATATGGACTCTGCTGTAAGCTCTGGTGTAGACAAATCCGTGACTGATCAGCTTTTGAG ATCCATGATGGATAACCAACAACGCTATGGTCTGTCTATGACTGATAAAACTATGAG AAACTACATAGATGACCAAGACCAGCGTAACGGAATCACTGGAATATCCTCGATCTCTGGAATGTCCTCAATCTCCCGTTCAATGGCCGACCAGCCTTCGAG GTCAGCCTGGCAAAAACAAGACCAATACGATTAG
- the LOC134796045 gene encoding uncharacterized protein LOC134796045 isoform X2, producing MIRQAVFIIAAMVLLSASAQRGDIAQKMMRDMLSSQMEDQMRLDSPYGRSSQDKAMQMKMLEQRSGVSSAAARAMADQVMRASADDLQRSGVSSAATRSMVDQVLKASVEDHLQHSGMPSQIARSVADQVLRAASIEDQMQRTGLSSSAARSVADQVLRSSVEDHLQRSGMPSSSARSVADQVLRTASMDDQQQRIGMPSVSSRSVADQVLRASMGDQLQRTGMTSAAARTVTDQVLRSALDNNKWTSGWRSGSDMDSAVSSGVDKSVTDQLLRNYIDDQDQRNGITGISSISGMSSISRSMADQPSRSAWQKQDQYD from the exons ATGATCCGCCAAGCTGTCTTCATAATCGCCGCTATGGTGCTCTTGAGTGCCAGCGCACAA CGTGGCGACATAGCGCAAAAAATGATGCGCGATATGTTAAG CTCACAAATGGAGGATCAAATGCGACTTGACAGCCCTTACGGTCGTTCTTCCCAGGACAAGGCTATGCAGATGAA GATGCTGGAACAACGTTCCGGTGTCTCTTCTGCTGCAGCCCGTGCCATGGCCGATCAGGTTATGAG ggCCTCAGCAGACGACCTACAGCGTTCCGGCGTCAGTTCTGCTGCGACCCGTTCCATGGTTGATCAGGTTTTGAA GGCCTCCGTGGAAGATCACCTGCAGCATTCTGGCATGCCTTCACAAATAGCTCGCTCTGTCGCCGATCAGGTCCTAAG AGCTGCGTCCATTGAAGACCAAATGCAGCGTACTGGCTTATCTTCCTCTGCAGCCCGCTCTGTTGCTGACCAGGTTTTGAg GTCCTCTGTGGAAGACCACCTCCAGCGTTCTGGCATGCCTTCCTCTTCAGCCCGTTCTGTTGCTGATCAGGTTTtgag GACGGCCAGCATGGATGACCAGCAACAGCGCATTGGCATGCCTTCCGTTTCATCCCGTTCTGTCGCTGACCAGGTCTTAAG AGCCTCAATGGGAGATCAGCTACAGCGTACCGGTATGACTTCTGCTGCGGCCCGTACCGTTACTGATCAGGTGTTAAG GTCCGCTTTAGATAATAATAAATGGACGAGTGGATGGAGAAGTGGTTCCGATATGGACTCTGCTGTAAGCTCTGGTGTAGACAAATCCGTGACTGATCAGCTTTTGAG AAACTACATAGATGACCAAGACCAGCGTAACGGAATCACTGGAATATCCTCGATCTCTGGAATGTCCTCAATCTCCCGTTCAATGGCCGACCAGCCTTCGAG GTCAGCCTGGCAAAAACAAGACCAATACGATTAG